Proteins co-encoded in one Paraburkholderia edwinii genomic window:
- the aqpZ gene encoding aquaporin Z, which yields MASLGKRLVVEGAGTAWLVFVGCGSAVLNAGAVQQGWGVLEVPFAFGLALTTASAVLGRISGAHFNPAVTVGFATAQRFPVRDLLPYIAAQLIGALLGAALLAYVASGRPGFDLTSSAFGANGYDDHSPFDYRLRAALSVEFAMSFVFVFVNLTMAARNKRASFAPFVIGACFTLIYLIATPVTNASVNPARSTAVALFVGDWALDQLWLFWAAPMAGGLLAGLAYPLLCDAGNAGNAGNAGNACGARQDAAAPRDFR from the coding sequence ATGGCAAGCCTGGGTAAACGGTTGGTAGTCGAAGGCGCCGGTACGGCCTGGCTCGTATTCGTCGGTTGCGGCAGCGCGGTGCTGAATGCGGGGGCGGTGCAGCAGGGCTGGGGCGTGCTCGAAGTGCCGTTTGCGTTCGGACTTGCATTGACTACGGCAAGCGCGGTGCTGGGACGCATCTCGGGGGCGCACTTCAATCCCGCTGTGACGGTCGGTTTCGCGACGGCACAGCGTTTCCCGGTTCGCGATCTGCTGCCGTATATCGCGGCGCAACTGATCGGCGCACTGCTCGGCGCCGCGCTGCTCGCTTACGTGGCGAGCGGCCGCCCCGGTTTCGATCTGACCTCGAGCGCATTCGGTGCGAACGGATACGACGATCATTCGCCGTTCGACTACCGGCTGCGTGCGGCGCTTTCCGTCGAGTTCGCCATGTCGTTCGTGTTTGTCTTCGTCAATCTGACGATGGCTGCGCGAAACAAACGGGCGTCGTTTGCACCGTTCGTGATCGGCGCGTGCTTCACGCTGATCTATCTGATTGCCACGCCGGTAACCAACGCATCGGTCAACCCCGCGCGCTCCACCGCCGTCGCGCTCTTCGTCGGCGACTGGGCGCTCGACCAGCTGTGGCTATTCTGGGCGGCGCCGATGGCCGGCGGCTTGCTCGCGGGGCTGGCGTATCCGCTGCTCTGCGACGCGGGCAACGCAGGCAACGCAGGCAATGCAGGCAACGCCTGTGGCGCGCGCCAGGACGCGGCTGCGCCCCGCGACTTCCGCTGA
- a CDS encoding ATP-binding protein: protein MKQIDNDSDPRSRFYRSVGRSLCRWIVRALILLALFAIYRAVIAAPAPGDAASSSDARGAHGFPRRLTIGVLASGWSPFEEFDDGELTGLSVDYLRALAGPSVEFDVKIFADMPRLLAAACANQVDVLMSVARTPEREHCVAFTAPYFEASTSVVIRANDVDAAERVRSGDVRVAVERGFLLESLLRERFSRAHIATYEDTAAALHAVERGDDDVYFGYTPAVQHYLAHHEFAALRVVAEERPRNSDLRFAVPRGRTAWRNDLNRALTALPPGEALAIRTRWIANTHGPHAVSSMPAGDPRKDGNPTVTALRLLPLLIGIGVTLLVTLRAYSLLQREVRRREQTERELAAQLNFQQTMMEMVPYPLVAKDLEGRYIGVNQAFERLTGLSRTSVIGRMSADVLAWGEENIASLERLTQHSLATGERAEAELQFRDHAGQPRHGQFSVCICHDVDGAPSCVLGTLVDITDIRRAEMLARETERRLFDVTRSLPAVVFQLRRAPDGAYSFPYIGGDTKYWLGRDSGTLMRGGVVNFGRVSVEDRPLVMAALERSASAAEPVHLEFRMTRIDDSRWVRAELVPRTEADGGTVWSGYWVDASAERLRSDELARARDLAEAASRAKDDFLAMMSHEIRTPMNGVLGLVEVLERTRLDADQGEMLRMIHESAGALLQILDDLLDYSKIEAGRLTIETEPLDLRDMVDTAVGLLAARAHEKGLKVRVDVEPQVAAVVRGDSVRLRQILFNLLGNAIKFTPSGEVDLHVAVVPHIGAGPMTQAVQITVEDTGIGIAPDVQARLFEPFVQAETSTTRRFGGTGLGLTICRKLVDLMGGTLELHSTPDVGTRMTLQLLMPVEAQSYMVGGLRGKRGLVAVADTRVQQALLHFGAALGVELRAVSYGAPELRDMHALAAVDLVFIGDGFDVAAHALPHSRVICLTEKPKPTGYRIVDDTVRVSINPISWRGLGAACAAALTGLAVKPARERARGEHVAQVTPPDRERAIASGRLVLVAEDHPVNQELIRHQLSLLGFACDVVNDGEEALQALERTRYGFLITDCHMPNLSGYELARRIRAKEANGAEGRVAAHLPIVGITANTAAEDLKACRDAGMDDCLIKPTRIATLREHLSRWFAADGHRKPARDNASVTHSDSVSSESGAVPSADKERHDASAEPFVPVDLAHLTRIWGSESTVKALLDSFVSSVRDDVRALPPLLEAPDVDALRAWHHRVAGAVGVLQYPPLFSVLEDYRRGIAGSEPERLRVDGLALVRKCNAMLDGIEGQAALLA from the coding sequence ATGAAGCAGATCGACAACGACAGCGACCCGCGCTCCCGGTTTTACCGCTCCGTCGGGCGCTCACTGTGTCGCTGGATCGTGCGCGCGCTGATTCTGTTGGCCCTGTTCGCAATCTATCGGGCGGTGATCGCCGCGCCTGCTCCAGGCGATGCGGCGTCATCATCCGACGCGCGCGGCGCACACGGCTTTCCTCGTAGACTGACCATCGGCGTACTCGCAAGCGGATGGTCGCCGTTCGAAGAGTTCGACGACGGTGAATTGACCGGCTTGAGCGTCGATTACCTGCGCGCGCTTGCGGGCCCCAGTGTCGAATTCGATGTGAAGATCTTCGCGGACATGCCGCGACTGCTGGCCGCCGCATGCGCGAATCAGGTCGATGTGTTGATGAGCGTCGCGCGCACGCCGGAACGCGAGCATTGCGTCGCGTTCACAGCCCCGTACTTCGAAGCATCGACGTCCGTCGTCATCCGCGCGAACGATGTCGACGCGGCCGAACGCGTGCGAAGCGGTGACGTGCGCGTCGCGGTCGAACGCGGCTTCCTGCTTGAAAGCCTGTTACGCGAGCGTTTTTCGCGCGCGCACATCGCTACATACGAAGACACAGCGGCGGCCTTGCATGCGGTCGAACGCGGCGACGACGATGTCTACTTCGGCTACACGCCGGCGGTGCAGCACTACCTCGCGCACCACGAATTCGCCGCGCTCAGGGTGGTAGCGGAAGAGCGGCCGCGTAACAGCGACTTGCGTTTCGCGGTGCCGCGCGGCCGGACGGCGTGGCGCAACGATCTCAATCGCGCGTTGACGGCGCTGCCGCCGGGCGAAGCGCTCGCCATTCGCACACGCTGGATCGCGAACACGCATGGCCCGCACGCGGTGTCCAGCATGCCCGCCGGCGACCCGCGCAAGGACGGCAATCCGACCGTCACCGCCTTACGCTTGCTGCCGCTGCTGATCGGCATCGGCGTCACGCTGCTCGTGACCTTGCGCGCCTATTCGCTGCTGCAGCGCGAGGTGCGGCGACGCGAACAGACCGAACGCGAGCTCGCCGCCCAGCTGAACTTCCAGCAGACGATGATGGAGATGGTGCCGTATCCGCTCGTCGCGAAAGATCTCGAGGGCCGCTATATCGGCGTCAATCAGGCATTCGAGCGGTTGACCGGCTTGAGCCGTACATCGGTGATCGGCCGCATGAGCGCCGATGTGCTCGCGTGGGGCGAAGAGAACATCGCCAGCCTCGAACGTTTGACCCAGCATTCGCTCGCGACCGGCGAGCGCGCGGAAGCCGAACTGCAGTTTCGCGATCACGCGGGCCAACCACGCCATGGCCAGTTTTCGGTCTGCATTTGCCACGACGTGGATGGCGCGCCGTCGTGCGTGCTCGGCACGCTCGTCGATATCACCGACATTCGCCGCGCCGAGATGCTCGCGCGCGAAACCGAACGGCGCCTCTTCGACGTCACCCGTTCATTGCCCGCTGTTGTTTTCCAGTTGCGGCGCGCGCCCGACGGTGCGTACTCGTTCCCGTATATCGGCGGCGACACGAAATACTGGCTCGGCCGCGACAGCGGCACGCTGATGCGCGGCGGCGTGGTGAACTTCGGCCGTGTGAGTGTCGAAGACCGGCCGCTCGTGATGGCCGCACTTGAGCGCTCGGCGAGCGCGGCCGAGCCGGTCCATCTCGAGTTCCGGATGACGCGCATCGACGATTCGCGCTGGGTGCGCGCCGAACTCGTGCCGCGCACCGAAGCCGACGGCGGCACAGTCTGGAGCGGCTATTGGGTCGACGCGAGCGCGGAGCGCCTGCGCTCCGACGAACTTGCGCGCGCCCGCGATCTCGCCGAAGCGGCGTCGCGTGCGAAGGACGACTTCCTCGCGATGATGAGCCACGAAATCCGCACACCGATGAACGGCGTGCTCGGGCTCGTCGAAGTGCTCGAGCGCACGCGGCTCGATGCGGATCAGGGCGAGATGCTGCGGATGATCCACGAATCGGCGGGCGCACTGCTGCAGATTCTCGACGACCTGCTCGACTATTCGAAGATCGAAGCAGGGCGGCTCACGATCGAAACCGAGCCGCTCGATTTGCGCGATATGGTCGACACGGCCGTCGGGCTGCTCGCCGCGCGCGCGCATGAAAAAGGGCTGAAGGTGCGCGTCGATGTCGAGCCGCAGGTCGCGGCTGTGGTGCGCGGCGATAGCGTGCGCTTGCGGCAGATCCTTTTCAATCTGCTCGGCAATGCGATCAAGTTCACGCCATCCGGCGAGGTGGATCTGCACGTGGCGGTCGTGCCGCATATCGGCGCGGGGCCCATGACGCAGGCGGTGCAGATTACTGTCGAGGATACCGGCATCGGTATCGCGCCCGACGTGCAGGCGCGTCTTTTCGAGCCGTTCGTGCAAGCCGAGACATCGACGACGCGCCGCTTCGGCGGCACGGGTCTTGGGCTGACGATCTGCCGCAAGCTCGTCGACCTGATGGGCGGCACGCTCGAACTGCACAGCACGCCTGACGTCGGCACGCGCATGACATTGCAACTGTTGATGCCGGTCGAAGCCCAGAGCTATATGGTCGGCGGCTTGCGCGGCAAGCGCGGCCTCGTGGCGGTAGCCGATACGCGGGTTCAGCAGGCGCTGCTGCATTTCGGCGCGGCGCTCGGCGTTGAACTGCGTGCCGTGTCTTACGGTGCGCCGGAACTGCGCGACATGCACGCGCTCGCCGCTGTCGATCTGGTGTTTATCGGCGACGGCTTCGACGTGGCAGCGCATGCGCTGCCGCACTCGCGCGTAATTTGCCTCACCGAAAAGCCGAAGCCGACCGGTTATCGGATCGTCGACGATACCGTGCGCGTGAGCATCAATCCGATTTCATGGCGCGGGCTCGGCGCAGCATGCGCGGCAGCATTGACTGGCCTTGCGGTGAAGCCCGCACGCGAGCGCGCGCGTGGCGAGCACGTGGCGCAAGTCACGCCGCCCGATCGCGAACGCGCGATTGCGAGCGGCCGGCTCGTGCTGGTCGCCGAAGATCATCCGGTCAACCAGGAGCTGATCCGCCATCAGCTTTCGCTGCTCGGTTTTGCGTGTGATGTAGTGAACGACGGCGAAGAAGCGTTGCAGGCGCTCGAACGCACGCGCTACGGCTTTCTGATTACCGATTGCCATATGCCGAACCTGTCGGGTTACGAGCTGGCGCGCCGCATACGTGCAAAGGAAGCGAATGGTGCGGAAGGACGCGTCGCGGCGCATCTGCCGATCGTCGGCATTACGGCGAACACGGCCGCCGAAGACCTGAAAGCATGCCGCGACGCGGGCATGGACGATTGCCTGATCAAGCCGACGCGGATCGCGACGTTGCGCGAGCATCTGAGCCGCTGGTTCGCGGCGGACGGTCATCGCAAGCCAGCGCGCGACAACGCTTCGGTTACCCACAGCGATAGCGTTTCATCAGAATCCGGCGCCGTACCGTCAGCCGACAAAGAACGCCACGACGCATCGGCCGAGCCGTTCGTGCCCGTCGACCTCGCTCATCTGACGCGCATCTGGGGCAGCGAATCGACGGTGAAAGCGCTGCTCGATTCGTTCGTTTCCTCGGTGCGCGACGATGTGCGCGCGTTGCCGCCGCTGCTCGAAGCGCCGGATGTCGACGCGTTGCGCGCCTGGCACCATCGTGTGGCGGGCGCGGTCGGCGTGCTGCAATACCCGCCGCTCTTTAGCGTGCTCGAAGACTATCGCCGCGGTATCGCCGGCAGCGAGCCCGAGCGTTTGCGTGTCGACGGCCTCGCGCTCGTACGTAAGTGCAATGCAATGCTCGACGGCATCGAAGGGCAAGCGGCGCTGCTCGCGTAG
- a CDS encoding response regulator transcription factor: MNQTIRIIVADDHSTVRLGVSTLLDSVAHMRVVGVASDTLELAGLLDTCPCDLIVSDIGMPGIDGESNAIVFLRRTLRFMPQVSIVILTMIHQTRTLTGLLQMGAAAIVDKRDAAASLIAAIDAAHAGRRYLSKHVREAIGDAAKAQPGAAVLSAREWEVFRLYVEGLTIQQIAERLARSGKTISTQKRNAMRKLGLDTELSLIAYARQIGLT, from the coding sequence ATGAATCAGACTATCCGGATCATCGTCGCCGATGATCACAGCACGGTTCGCCTCGGCGTCAGCACGTTGCTCGATAGCGTCGCCCATATGCGGGTGGTGGGCGTGGCGTCAGACACGCTCGAGCTTGCTGGACTGCTCGATACGTGTCCGTGCGATCTGATCGTCTCGGACATCGGCATGCCGGGCATCGACGGCGAGAGCAACGCGATCGTCTTTCTGCGGCGCACGCTGCGCTTCATGCCTCAAGTGTCGATCGTCATTCTGACGATGATCCATCAAACCAGAACGCTGACCGGCCTGTTGCAGATGGGCGCCGCCGCGATTGTCGACAAACGTGACGCCGCCGCTTCGCTGATTGCGGCAATCGATGCCGCGCATGCGGGCCGTCGCTATTTATCGAAGCACGTCCGCGAAGCGATCGGCGACGCCGCGAAAGCGCAGCCCGGCGCCGCGGTGCTCAGCGCGCGCGAGTGGGAAGTGTTCAGGCTCTACGTGGAAGGCCTGACGATCCAGCAGATTGCCGAGCGCCTCGCGCGCAGCGGCAAGACGATCAGCACGCAGAAGCGCAACGCGATGCGCAAGCTGGGGCTCGATACCGAACTCAGTCTGATTGCCTACGCGAGGCAGATCGGTTTGACGTGA